Proteins from one Mycobacterium adipatum genomic window:
- a CDS encoding arylsulfatase, with protein sequence MESVGFQGSVSIDIRESTPDWAPYRGTAAPAGAPNVLYLLWDDIGIATWDCYGGLVEMPTIKRIADRGVRLTQFHTTALCSPTRAALLTGRNPTSVGVASVLNMARGYPGHHGRIPAESALVSEVLGERGWSTYAVGKWHLAPLEDCHAAGSRRYWPLGRGFDRFYGFLDGMTDQWYPSLVRDNAPIDPPATPEQGYHLSKDLADNAIGFLRDHRAAAPDKPWFMYLCPGAGHSPHQVAPEWADRYRGRFDMGYERYREIVLARQQELGLLPAGTELSPMNPYADAVSPDGLPWPQDENVRPWDSLSEDDKRVSCRMAEVFAGFLSYTDAQIGRVVDYLEATGQLDNTIVVIMSDNGASGEGGPNGALDEVVPMFGGGDTTRNGLRMFDELGGPATQMNYSNGWAMAFNTPYKMYKRYASYEGGIADPCVVSWPAGVSARGAVREQYVHVSDVTPTVYELLGLGEVQTARGISQTPLEGTSFAAALDDPDAETGKHTQFYTMLGTRGIWHDGWFAGTVHPPTASGPKGWSAFDRDRWELFHIATDRSQCHDLAAEQPDKLADLKTLWHELALEHHAFPLADLSVMEIVMLAADEIGESPSSASFSCGAPAGNTGFRGLVRGRSFTLRVPVSVERTDAEGVLFSQGSRSSGQALFIADGRLQYACTNAGTEHTVVADEPVTVGRHVFEVSFRRTGPGEGTLDMLGDVTMTIDDRVVGAADAVRMTGLDLMQRTCAGRSVTLSVSARYRSPFPFTGGAFDEVVLDFSTGSGEPDARAVVDTAFARD encoded by the coding sequence GTGGAATCCGTGGGCTTTCAGGGCAGCGTGTCGATCGACATCAGGGAATCGACTCCCGACTGGGCCCCGTACCGTGGCACGGCCGCCCCTGCGGGAGCACCCAATGTGCTGTATCTGTTGTGGGACGACATCGGCATCGCCACCTGGGACTGCTATGGCGGACTGGTGGAAATGCCCACCATCAAGCGGATCGCCGATCGCGGTGTCCGGCTGACCCAGTTCCACACCACCGCCTTGTGTTCGCCCACCCGGGCGGCCCTGCTGACCGGCCGCAACCCGACGAGCGTCGGGGTGGCCTCGGTGCTCAACATGGCCCGCGGCTACCCCGGGCACCACGGCCGCATACCGGCCGAATCCGCGCTGGTTTCCGAGGTTCTCGGCGAACGCGGGTGGTCCACCTATGCCGTCGGAAAGTGGCACCTGGCACCGCTTGAGGACTGCCACGCCGCCGGCTCACGGCGCTACTGGCCGTTGGGCCGCGGATTCGACCGCTTCTACGGTTTCCTCGACGGGATGACCGACCAGTGGTATCCCAGTCTGGTTCGCGACAATGCGCCCATCGACCCACCTGCCACCCCCGAGCAGGGTTATCACCTGTCAAAAGATCTCGCGGACAACGCCATCGGCTTCCTGCGCGACCACCGTGCCGCCGCACCCGACAAACCGTGGTTCATGTACCTGTGCCCCGGCGCGGGCCACTCGCCGCACCAGGTCGCCCCCGAGTGGGCCGACAGGTACCGGGGGCGCTTCGATATGGGCTACGAACGCTACCGGGAGATCGTGCTGGCCAGGCAGCAGGAACTCGGACTGCTCCCGGCGGGCACCGAACTGTCCCCGATGAATCCGTACGCCGACGCGGTCAGCCCGGACGGGTTGCCGTGGCCGCAGGACGAGAATGTCCGGCCCTGGGACTCATTGTCCGAGGACGACAAGCGGGTATCCTGCCGGATGGCCGAGGTTTTCGCCGGCTTCCTGTCCTACACCGACGCGCAGATCGGGCGCGTGGTGGACTACCTGGAAGCCACCGGCCAACTCGACAACACCATCGTGGTGATCATGTCCGACAACGGCGCCAGCGGTGAGGGCGGGCCGAACGGCGCCCTCGATGAGGTGGTACCGATGTTCGGTGGCGGCGACACCACCCGCAACGGCCTGCGGATGTTCGACGAACTCGGTGGCCCGGCAACGCAGATGAACTACTCGAACGGCTGGGCGATGGCGTTCAACACGCCCTACAAGATGTACAAGCGCTATGCCTCATACGAGGGCGGTATCGCTGATCCCTGCGTCGTCTCCTGGCCCGCCGGCGTGTCGGCGCGCGGCGCGGTGCGTGAGCAGTACGTGCATGTCAGCGATGTCACGCCGACGGTGTACGAGTTGCTCGGCCTCGGCGAGGTGCAGACCGCCCGCGGGATTTCCCAAACCCCTTTGGAAGGAACGAGTTTCGCTGCTGCGCTGGATGACCCGGATGCAGAGACGGGAAAGCACACCCAGTTCTACACCATGCTGGGCACCCGTGGCATCTGGCACGACGGCTGGTTCGCCGGCACCGTGCACCCGCCCACGGCGAGCGGACCGAAGGGGTGGTCGGCATTCGACCGGGACCGTTGGGAGTTGTTCCACATCGCCACCGACCGCAGCCAGTGCCACGATCTGGCCGCCGAACAGCCGGACAAACTCGCCGATCTGAAGACGTTGTGGCACGAGTTGGCACTGGAGCATCACGCCTTTCCGCTGGCCGACCTGAGCGTCATGGAGATCGTGATGCTGGCCGCCGACGAGATCGGCGAGTCACCTTCCAGCGCGTCGTTCTCGTGCGGCGCACCCGCAGGCAATACCGGGTTCCGCGGGCTGGTCCGCGGCCGCTCGTTCACGTTGCGGGTCCCGGTCTCGGTGGAGCGCACCGACGCCGAGGGGGTGCTGTTCTCGCAGGGCAGTCGCTCATCCGGCCAGGCCCTGTTCATCGCCGACGGCCGACTGCAGTACGCGTGCACGAACGCGGGCACCGAGCACACCGTCGTGGCCGACGAACCGGTCACCGTGGGGCGACACGTGTTCGAGGTCAGCTTCCGCCGCACCGGGCCGGGCGAGGGCACCCTCGACATGCTCGGCGATGTCACGATGACCATCGACGATCGGGTGGTGGGCGCGGCAGACGCGGTCCGCATGACCGGGTTGGACCTCATGCAACGGACCTGCGCGGGCCGCAGCGTCACGCTCTCGGTATCGGCCCGTTACCGCTCACCGTTCCCCTTCACCGGTGGCGCGTTCGACGAGGTGGTCCTCGACTTCAGCACCGGGTCCGGGGAGCCGGACGCCCGGGCGGTGGTGGACACGGCGTTCGCCCGGGACTGA
- a CDS encoding FAD-binding oxidoreductase produces the protein MSSALEDLVAALPEGSVVTDPDIVASYRQDRAADPDAGTALAVVRPRRTEEVQTVLRWATAHGIAVVPRGAGTGLSGGATALDGAIMLSTERMRDITVDPATRTAVAQPGLLNAEVKAAVAEYGLWYPPDPSSFEICSIGGNIATNAGGLCCVKYGVTTDYVLGLQVVLADGTAVRLGGPRLKDVAGLSLTKLFVGSEGTLGVITEVTLRLLPPQHTPCTVVATFDSVQAAADAVVTITGRIRPSMLEFMDSAAINAVEDKLKMGLDRTAAAMMVAASDDRGPAGAEDAEFMAAVFTEAGATEVFSTSDPAEGEAFVVARRYAIPAVEAKGSLLLEDVGVPLPALAALVAGIEKIAAHHDLLISVIAHAGDGNTHPLIVFDPADADMARRADVAFGEIMDLAVSLGGTITGEHGVGRLKKPWLAGYLGPEAMELNRRIKTALDPAGILNPGAAI, from the coding sequence GTGAGTTCCGCGCTGGAAGACCTGGTGGCCGCTCTCCCCGAGGGCAGTGTGGTCACCGACCCCGATATCGTCGCGTCCTACCGTCAGGACCGCGCCGCCGACCCCGACGCCGGTACCGCGCTGGCGGTGGTGCGCCCCCGGCGCACCGAGGAGGTGCAGACAGTGCTGCGGTGGGCCACCGCCCACGGGATCGCCGTGGTGCCGCGCGGGGCCGGCACCGGACTGTCCGGCGGCGCGACCGCCCTGGACGGCGCGATCATGCTCTCGACCGAGCGGATGCGCGATATCACCGTCGACCCGGCGACCCGCACCGCCGTCGCGCAGCCGGGACTGCTCAACGCCGAGGTCAAGGCGGCGGTCGCCGAATACGGCCTGTGGTACCCGCCGGACCCGTCGTCCTTCGAGATCTGCAGCATCGGTGGCAACATCGCCACCAATGCCGGCGGGTTGTGCTGCGTCAAGTACGGCGTCACCACCGACTACGTGCTGGGCCTGCAGGTGGTACTGGCCGACGGCACCGCCGTACGCCTGGGCGGGCCGCGGCTCAAAGATGTTGCGGGGCTGAGCCTGACAAAGCTGTTCGTCGGCAGCGAGGGCACCCTCGGGGTGATCACCGAGGTGACACTGCGGCTGTTGCCGCCCCAGCACACCCCGTGCACGGTGGTGGCGACCTTCGATTCCGTGCAGGCCGCCGCCGACGCCGTCGTCACCATCACCGGACGCATCCGGCCGTCCATGCTGGAGTTCATGGACTCGGCGGCGATCAACGCCGTGGAGGACAAACTGAAGATGGGCCTGGACCGTACCGCCGCGGCAATGATGGTCGCGGCCTCTGACGACCGGGGGCCCGCCGGCGCCGAGGATGCCGAGTTCATGGCGGCTGTCTTCACCGAAGCCGGTGCCACGGAGGTTTTCTCGACCTCCGACCCGGCCGAGGGCGAGGCGTTCGTGGTGGCCCGCCGCTACGCCATTCCCGCGGTCGAGGCCAAGGGCTCGCTGCTGCTGGAAGATGTCGGGGTGCCGCTGCCGGCGCTGGCCGCGCTGGTGGCCGGGATCGAGAAGATCGCCGCACACCATGATCTGCTGATCTCGGTGATCGCCCACGCCGGTGACGGCAACACCCACCCACTGATCGTCTTCGACCCCGCCGATGCCGATATGGCGCGCCGCGCGGACGTCGCGTTCGGCGAAATCATGGATCTGGCGGTGTCGCTGGGCGGCACCATCACCGGTGAGCACGGTGTCGGCAGGCTCAAGAAGCCCTGGCTGGCAGGCTATCTGGGCCCCGAAGCGATGGAGCTCAACCGCAGGATCAAGACCGCGCTCGACCCGGCGGGCATACTGAATCCGGGGGCGGCGATCTAG
- a CDS encoding MFS transporter yields the protein MNTRSRGPAFLILFAALMAGAGNGISMIAFPWLVLQRNGSAVEASVVAMAGTLPLLVSTVIAGAAVDYIGRRRVSMISDLLSALSVAAVPVVALIFGADAVNVAVLAALAALGAAFDPAGMTARETMLPEAAKRAGWTLDHANSVYEAVFNLAYIVGPGIGGMLIATLGGIETMWVTAAAFGCSIAAVSLLKLEGTGKPDRSALPDRVWAGVVEGLKFVWNLKVLRTLAFIDLAATGLYMPMEAVLFPKYFTDRNEPAQLGWVLMALSIGGLIGALSYAVLAKFVKRRTTMLIAVITLGVAMTIIAFLPPLPVILSLSAVVGFVYGPIQPIYNYVMQTNAPQHLRGRVVGVMGSLAYAAGPLGLLLAGPLADAAGLQATFLALSVPMLLLGLVAIGLPSLRDLDRDRQP from the coding sequence ATGAATACTCGCAGCCGCGGTCCGGCGTTCCTGATCCTGTTCGCCGCCCTCATGGCCGGCGCCGGCAACGGTATCTCGATGATCGCGTTCCCGTGGCTGGTGCTGCAGCGCAACGGTTCTGCCGTCGAGGCATCCGTGGTGGCGATGGCGGGCACGCTGCCGCTGCTGGTATCCACGGTGATCGCCGGTGCCGCGGTGGACTACATCGGCCGCAGACGAGTCTCGATGATCTCGGATCTGCTCTCGGCCCTGTCGGTGGCCGCCGTGCCGGTGGTGGCGCTGATCTTCGGGGCCGACGCCGTCAACGTCGCGGTGCTGGCTGCACTGGCGGCCCTCGGTGCGGCGTTCGACCCCGCCGGTATGACGGCCCGGGAGACCATGCTGCCCGAGGCCGCGAAACGCGCCGGCTGGACGCTGGATCACGCCAACAGCGTCTACGAAGCGGTGTTCAACCTGGCCTATATCGTCGGCCCCGGTATCGGCGGCATGCTGATCGCCACCCTGGGCGGTATTGAGACCATGTGGGTGACCGCGGCCGCCTTCGGCTGCTCCATCGCCGCGGTCTCGCTGCTCAAACTCGAAGGCACCGGGAAACCGGATCGCAGCGCGCTGCCCGACCGGGTGTGGGCCGGTGTCGTCGAAGGCCTGAAGTTCGTCTGGAACCTCAAGGTGCTGCGCACCCTGGCGTTCATCGATCTCGCCGCCACCGGCCTCTACATGCCGATGGAAGCGGTGCTGTTCCCCAAGTACTTCACCGACCGCAACGAACCGGCACAGCTGGGCTGGGTGCTGATGGCCCTGTCGATCGGTGGTCTGATCGGGGCACTGAGCTATGCGGTGCTGGCCAAGTTCGTCAAGCGCCGCACCACCATGCTGATCGCGGTCATCACCCTCGGTGTCGCGATGACGATCATCGCGTTCCTGCCGCCGCTGCCGGTCATCCTGTCGCTCTCGGCGGTGGTCGGTTTCGTCTACGGCCCCATCCAGCCGATCTACAACTACGTCATGCAGACCAACGCTCCGCAGCACCTGCGCGGCCGGGTGGTCGGAGTGATGGGTTCGCTGGCCTACGCGGCCGGGCCGCTCGGGCTGTTGCTGGCCGGTCCGCTCGCCGACGCGGCGGGGCTGCAGGCGACCTTCCTGGCGTTGTCGGTGCCGATGCTGCTGCTCGGTCTGGTGGCCATCGGGCTGCCTTCGCTGCGCGACCTGGACCGGGACCGTCAGCCCTAG
- a CDS encoding uracil-DNA glycosylase produces MPTERRLPHPRTGRPFPSPVPPGSGWPGDPARPDTPVARDAAGVAELAARLGSVAELDAETSVCRACPRLVQWREEVAVTKRRAFADEPYWGRPVPGWGASRPTVLIVGLAPAAHGANRTGRVFTGDRSGDQLFASLYRAGLVNSPLTVDAADGLHANGVRIVAPVRCAPPANKPTPAERATCAPWLQAEWQLVSPHVRVVVALGGFAWQVVLGMLADRLAGQPKPVFGHAVRYPLPAGLTLLGCYHPSQQNMFTGRLTPAMLDDVFTLAAELVHDS; encoded by the coding sequence GTGCCCACCGAACGGCGCCTGCCGCATCCCAGAACCGGGCGGCCATTCCCGTCGCCGGTGCCGCCCGGTTCGGGCTGGCCCGGCGATCCGGCCCGCCCGGACACCCCGGTGGCCCGCGACGCGGCCGGGGTGGCCGAACTGGCGGCCCGGCTGGGCTCCGTGGCCGAGCTGGACGCCGAGACCAGCGTGTGCCGGGCTTGCCCGCGGCTGGTGCAGTGGCGCGAGGAGGTGGCGGTCACCAAACGACGGGCGTTCGCCGACGAGCCGTATTGGGGGCGTCCGGTGCCCGGGTGGGGAGCCAGCCGGCCGACGGTGCTGATCGTCGGGTTGGCGCCGGCCGCGCACGGCGCCAATCGCACCGGCCGGGTGTTCACCGGTGACCGATCCGGGGATCAGTTGTTCGCGTCGCTGTACCGGGCCGGTCTGGTGAACTCGCCGCTCACTGTCGACGCCGCGGATGGCTTGCATGCCAACGGAGTTCGTATTGTCGCGCCGGTACGATGCGCACCGCCGGCCAACAAGCCGACTCCGGCCGAACGGGCCACCTGCGCGCCGTGGCTACAGGCGGAATGGCAGCTGGTGTCCCCGCATGTGCGGGTGGTCGTGGCGCTCGGCGGGTTCGCCTGGCAGGTGGTGCTCGGGATGCTGGCCGATCGGCTCGCCGGACAACCGAAACCGGTGTTCGGGCATGCGGTGCGCTACCCCCTGCCGGCCGGGTTGACGCTGCTGGGCTGTTATCACCCCAGCCAGCAGAACATGTTCACCGGCCGGCTCACCCCGGCCATGCTCGACGACGTGTTCACCCTCGCCGCGGAACTTGTGCACGATTCGTAA
- a CDS encoding LLM class flavin-dependent oxidoreductase has product MRLSVLDLVPVRSDQSTSDALAATVRLAQTADLLGYTRYWVAEHHNMASVAATSPPVVLAYLAAQTASIRLGSGGVMLPNHAPLAVAEQFALLEAAAPGRIDLGIGRAPGSDPVTSMALRGARAQNDEDIERFPEYLDHVAALMSTGGARVGLSRGMLAQQDYVLKATPAALGEPRLWLLGSSMYSAHLAAAKGLPYVFANHFSGQGTAEALAAYRAEFRPSELLAEPTTFMTINASVADTRDQAMRLLLPNLQMMARLRTGRTLGPLDLVEDAETARLSAQEQLIVDSGLARTVVGDPAEAAEAIRSVAAQFDVDEVMVAPVASAVRGTDARTAPGREQTLELLAKELL; this is encoded by the coding sequence ATGCGTCTTTCCGTTCTCGACCTCGTCCCCGTCCGCAGTGACCAGAGCACCTCGGATGCGCTGGCTGCGACGGTGCGCCTGGCACAGACCGCGGACCTGCTCGGATACACCCGATACTGGGTGGCCGAGCACCACAACATGGCCTCCGTCGCCGCGACCAGCCCGCCGGTGGTGCTGGCCTACCTGGCGGCGCAGACCGCGTCGATCCGGCTCGGCTCGGGCGGGGTGATGCTGCCCAACCATGCCCCGCTGGCGGTCGCCGAGCAGTTCGCCCTGCTGGAGGCCGCCGCCCCCGGCCGCATCGATCTGGGGATCGGCCGCGCACCCGGGTCGGACCCGGTGACGTCGATGGCGCTGCGCGGCGCCCGCGCCCAGAACGACGAGGACATCGAGCGCTTCCCCGAGTACCTCGATCATGTCGCGGCGCTGATGAGCACCGGTGGTGCCCGGGTCGGACTGTCCCGCGGCATGCTGGCCCAGCAGGATTACGTCCTCAAGGCCACCCCGGCCGCGCTCGGCGAGCCCCGGCTGTGGCTGCTGGGGTCCTCGATGTACTCCGCGCACCTGGCGGCCGCCAAGGGGCTGCCCTACGTGTTCGCCAACCACTTCTCCGGGCAGGGAACCGCCGAGGCGCTGGCGGCCTACCGGGCCGAGTTCCGGCCCAGCGAGCTGCTGGCCGAACCGACCACGTTCATGACGATCAACGCCTCGGTGGCCGACACCCGCGACCAGGCGATGCGGCTGCTGCTGCCGAACCTGCAGATGATGGCGCGGCTGCGGACCGGGCGCACCCTGGGTCCGCTCGATCTTGTCGAGGACGCCGAAACCGCGCGGCTCTCCGCGCAGGAACAGCTGATCGTCGATTCGGGTCTGGCCCGCACGGTGGTCGGTGACCCGGCCGAGGCGGCCGAGGCGATCCGTTCGGTGGCAGCACAGTTCGATGTCGACGAGGTGATGGTGGCACCCGTCGCCTCGGCAGTCCGGGGCACCGATGCGCGCACGGCGCCGGGCCGAGAGCAGACACTGGAACTGCTGGCCAAGGAACTGCTCTAA
- a CDS encoding nitroreductase family deazaflavin-dependent oxidoreductase, giving the protein MPPWEKYIGLPLLLLHDKLYKATDGRIGHTIPFGPSALILHTVGAKTGLARANSLTYARDGEDYLVVASKGGEPKAPGWFHNLKANPQVEINVGPRRFGVTARAVFPDDPDFGRLWRIVNDMRGNKDRYIGYQQRTSRPIPVIVLTPR; this is encoded by the coding sequence ATGCCTCCGTGGGAAAAGTACATCGGACTGCCGTTGCTGCTACTGCACGACAAGCTCTACAAGGCGACCGACGGGCGGATCGGGCACACCATCCCGTTCGGGCCGTCGGCGCTGATCCTGCACACCGTGGGCGCCAAGACCGGACTGGCACGCGCCAACTCGCTGACCTACGCCCGCGACGGCGAGGACTACCTGGTGGTGGCGTCCAAGGGTGGCGAGCCCAAGGCACCCGGCTGGTTTCACAACCTGAAAGCCAACCCCCAGGTCGAGATCAACGTGGGTCCGAGACGCTTCGGTGTCACCGCAAGGGCGGTGTTTCCCGACGATCCCGATTTCGGCCGGTTGTGGCGCATCGTCAACGACATGCGCGGCAACAAGGACCGCTACATCGGGTATCAGCAGCGCACCAGCCGACCGATCCCGGTCATCGTGCTGACACCGCGTTAG
- a CDS encoding HIT family protein — translation MSCVFCAIVAGDAPAIRIHEDEDLLAILDIRPFTRGHTLVFPKRHAVDLTDTAPDTVAAMAVLGQRIARAARVSGLHADGNNIVINDGKAAFQSVFHIHLHVVPRRNGDKLSFAKGVLVRRDTDREESGRLLRTALAQLGEAAQD, via the coding sequence ATGTCCTGCGTGTTCTGCGCCATCGTCGCCGGTGACGCCCCCGCCATACGGATCCACGAGGACGAGGACCTGCTGGCCATCCTCGATATCCGGCCGTTCACCCGGGGGCACACCCTGGTGTTCCCCAAACGACACGCGGTGGATCTCACCGACACCGCACCGGACACCGTGGCGGCAATGGCGGTGCTCGGCCAGCGCATCGCGCGGGCAGCCCGGGTGTCCGGTCTGCATGCCGACGGCAACAACATCGTCATCAACGACGGCAAGGCCGCCTTTCAGAGCGTGTTCCACATTCATCTGCACGTGGTGCCCCGGCGCAACGGCGACAAGCTGTCCTTCGCCAAGGGCGTGCTGGTGCGCCGCGACACCGATCGGGAAGAATCCGGCCGGCTGTTGCGGACGGCGCTGGCGCAACTCGGCGAAGCCGCGCAGGATTGA
- a CDS encoding DNA-deoxyinosine glycosylase, which yields MGELLHGLAPLTGAAPRTLILGNMPSVMSLASAQYYGNPRNAFWPITAEIFGFDAAAPYDRRVAALTGHGVAVWDVLRCCRRTGSLDAAVERDSMVPNDFGAFVRDHPRIGLVVFNGAAAETNYRRLVRSAPMIPSLRLPSTSPAHTMRFADKLTLWRAALTR from the coding sequence ATGGGTGAACTACTGCACGGGCTCGCTCCGCTCACCGGAGCCGCGCCGCGCACGCTGATCCTGGGCAACATGCCGAGCGTGATGTCCCTGGCCTCCGCGCAGTACTACGGCAACCCGCGCAACGCGTTCTGGCCGATCACCGCGGAGATCTTCGGATTCGACGCGGCGGCGCCCTACGACCGGCGGGTCGCCGCACTCACCGGGCACGGCGTCGCGGTGTGGGATGTGCTGCGGTGCTGTCGCCGCACCGGCAGCCTGGACGCCGCGGTCGAGCGGGACAGCATGGTGCCCAACGATTTCGGCGCGTTCGTCCGAGATCATCCCCGGATCGGCCTGGTGGTGTTCAACGGAGCCGCCGCCGAGACCAACTACCGCAGACTCGTGCGCAGCGCACCCATGATCCCGAGCCTGCGGCTGCCCTCGACGAGCCCGGCGCACACCATGCGGTTCGCCGACAAACTCACGCTGTGGCGCGCAGCGTTGACCCGTTAG
- a CDS encoding adenylate/guanylate cyclase domain-containing protein, producing MGADFDIESSGLLDGLEGAARAERAELIPWLLEHGVTVQQIRESYAPVLLASRRMLGDDGDYVSAREICEHTGIDLELLLRIQRVLGLPTADDPDERVHLRVDGEIAKYAKYFVDAGIDPDNLVLVVRALADGLSKTAEAMRFTSMSAVMAPGVTELEVAMSSEALLRHVGPLLGPMIQDMLRLELRRTMETEAVTAGERAEGLPLPGARPVTVAFADLVGFTRLGEAVPPEELEGLANRLVEYTHEVVAPPVRFVKSIGDAVMLVSPDPVPLLTAMLALLDAATVDDEFPRLRVGLASGMAVSRAGDWFGSPVNLASRVTGAARPGALLVTEAVREAVGDAAGVEWSFAGAKRLKNIKDDVKVFRARRSVSV from the coding sequence GTGGGTGCGGACTTCGACATCGAGTCATCCGGGTTGCTCGACGGGCTGGAGGGTGCGGCCAGGGCCGAGCGCGCCGAGCTCATACCGTGGCTGCTCGAGCACGGGGTGACCGTCCAGCAGATCCGGGAGTCCTACGCGCCGGTGCTGTTGGCCTCGCGCCGCATGCTCGGCGACGACGGCGACTACGTCTCGGCACGCGAGATCTGCGAGCACACCGGGATCGATCTCGAGTTGTTGCTCCGCATCCAGCGGGTGCTCGGGCTGCCCACGGCCGATGATCCCGACGAACGCGTGCACCTGCGCGTTGATGGCGAAATTGCCAAGTACGCAAAATATTTCGTCGATGCGGGTATTGACCCCGACAACCTGGTGCTGGTGGTGCGGGCGCTGGCCGACGGCTTGTCCAAGACCGCGGAGGCGATGCGGTTCACCTCGATGTCGGCGGTGATGGCGCCGGGCGTCACCGAGCTCGAGGTGGCGATGTCCTCCGAAGCGCTGCTGCGGCACGTGGGCCCGCTGCTCGGCCCGATGATCCAGGACATGTTGCGCCTGGAGTTGCGGCGCACGATGGAAACCGAAGCGGTGACGGCGGGGGAGCGGGCCGAGGGCCTGCCGCTGCCGGGTGCCCGCCCGGTGACGGTGGCGTTCGCGGATCTGGTGGGTTTCACCCGGCTGGGGGAGGCGGTGCCGCCCGAGGAACTCGAAGGTCTGGCGAATCGTCTCGTGGAGTACACCCATGAGGTGGTGGCCCCGCCGGTGCGTTTCGTCAAGTCGATCGGCGACGCGGTCATGCTGGTCAGTCCCGACCCGGTCCCGCTGCTGACCGCGATGCTGGCGCTGCTGGACGCCGCCACCGTCGACGACGAGTTCCCCAGGCTGCGGGTGGGTTTGGCGTCGGGGATGGCGGTCAGCCGTGCCGGTGACTGGTTCGGCAGCCCGGTCAATCTGGCCAGCCGGGTCACCGGTGCGGCCCGCCCGGGTGCGCTGCTGGTGACCGAGGCGGTGCGCGAGGCGGTGGGCGACGCGGCCGGTGTCGAATGGTCGTTCGCCGGCGCGAAGCGGCTGAAGAACATCAAGGACGATGTGAAGGTGTTCCGGGCCCGCCGTTCGGTGTCAGTGTGA